CGCCGAGGAGCTGATGCGGCCCCAGGCGCCCTGGTGGGACCCGGCGGCCGACGCGAGCGTGGACCCGGAGCGCGACCGGGTGCTGGTCGACGGCACGCTGGTCGGCGCCGGAGACCGGGTGGTGCTGCGGCCGGGCCGACGGCGCACCGACGCGCAGGACATGTTCCTGCACGGCCGCACCGCGCTGGTCGAGGCGGTGCTGCACGACGTCGACGGCAGTGTCCACCTCGCCGTGGTCGTCGACGGCGACCCGGGTGCCGAACTCCAGCGGGCGCAGGGCAGGTTCCGGTACTTCCAGCCCGACGAGGTGGCCCTCCAGGAGGACACGTGACCGCCGCTTCCAGCACCTCCAACCCGGCCGGCGCCCCCGCGTCCGGCGGACGCACCCTCGTGGCGGGCCTGGGCAACATCTTCCTCGGCGACGACGGGTTCGGCGTGACGGCCGTGCACCGCCTGATGCGCCAGGACCTGCCGCCGGGGGTGGAGACCGCCGACGTCGGGGTACGCGGCGTCCACCTGGCCTACCAGCTGCTCGACGGCTACGACACCGTCGTCCTGCTGGACGCCACCGCCCGCGGCGGCACCCCCGGAACCGTCTACCTCGTCGAGGACGCCGAACCCGAAGCGCCCGCCTCGTCCGGCGTCTCCGCCGCGGGCGCCGGCGCCGTCATCGACGGGCACCGCATGACCCCCGACGCCGTCCTCGCCCTGCTGGCAACGCTCAGCGCGGGCACCGGCGGGCGGCGGCCGCGCCGGATCGCCGTCGTGGGATGCGAACCGGCCTGCCTGGACGAGGGGATCGGCCTGAGCGACGCCGTCGCCGCGGCCGTGGACCCGGCCGTGGACACCGTCCTGCGCCTGCTGGCGGACGCGGCCGCCGCCCGTCGCCCCGGCGCGGACGGTGCCATCGGGGCCGGAGCCGCCCTTCCCCCCACCGGCCGCCCGCAGAGGCGGCGGCCCACCGACAAGGAGTTGCAGCCATGACGAAGATCGTGCTCGGCGGCGTCGCGGCCGCGGCGCTGGCCGCCCTGGTCGCGGTGAACATCCCCGACATCCGGCGGTACCTGAGAATCCGCGGCATGTGAGGCGCGCGGGGGCTCGCCGAGGCGCCCCCGCCGTACGGGCGACGGTGCGGCGCCCCGGCGGCGTGTCGCGTCCGGGCCCGTGGCCGCCGGCCCTGTACTGGGGAGGTCCGGGTGCTCCCGGGCCGTCCGGTACGGGGGCGTCGGGGAGTTGTCCATGCACGAGATGTCCATCGCGCTCGCGGTGGTCGGCCAGGTCGAGGACGCCGCGCGCGCCGCGGGCCGGACCGGCGTCGACACCGTGACCCTGCGCGTGGGCGAACTCGCCGGCGTGGTGCCCGACTCCCTCCACTTCTGCTTCGACCTCGCCTGTGAGGGCACCCTCGCGGCCGGGGCCCGGCTGGTCACCGAGCGGGTGCCCGGCCGCGCCCGCTGCGGCGGCTGCGCCGGTGAGTGGCCGACCGGCCTGCCGCCCCAGCTGTGCTGCCCGCGGTGCGGCGCGGCGGCGGCCGGACTGCTGTCCGGGCGGGAGCTGGAGATCGCCGCGGTGTCGTGGTCGGGCCCGCCGGCCCCCGAGGCCGGCCGGCCGCCCGAGCCGGCCGGAGTTCCCCACGAGGAGCGTTGAGACCATGTGCCGTACCGACGACCTGCGCACCGCGGTGCTCGGCAGGAACGACCGTGCCGCCGACGTGCTGCGGGCCGAACTCGCCGCCCGCGGCACCGTGCTGGTGAACCTGCTGTCCAGCCCCGGCAGCGGCAAGACCGCGCTGCTGGAGGCGGAGCTCGCCCTCGCCGGGCGGCGCGGCGTCCCGGTGGCGGCGCTCACCGCGGACCTCGCCACCGAGAACGACGCGACCCGGCTGGCCCGCTCGGGCGCTCCGGTGCGGCAGGTGCTCACCGACGGGCTGTGCCACCTGGAGACGGACATGCTCCGCGGCCACCTCGACGGGTGGCTGCCGCCACGGACCCGGCTGCTGTTCGTGGAGAACGTCGGCAACCTCGTCTGCCCCGCCTCCTACGACCTGGGCGAGACGCTGCGGGTGGTCCTCGCGTCCGTCACCGAGGGCGAGGACAAGCCGCTGAAGTACCCGACCGCCTTCGGCCTGGCCCACCTGGTGGTCATCACCAAGGAGGACATCGCCGCGGCGGTCGGGTTCGACCGGGACGCCTTCCTCGCCAACGTCCACCGGGTCAATCCGGGGGTCGAGGTGGTCTCGACCTCGGCCCGCGGCGGCCAGGGCGTCGGGCTGCTGCTCGACCGGGCGCTGGCGGCGGGTGCCGGCGGCCCGGTCCACCGCCCGGTGATGGCCACCGCCCTCGCCGCGACAGGGCACGGTCACGCGCACGGGAACGGTCACGGGCTCGGGAACGGGAACGGGAACGGCCCGGTGCCCGGCGGCGAACCCGGACCGGGCCCCGCTTCCGGCCCCGTCCACGACGGCCCGCAGACGCACCCGCACCCCCACGACCACCCGCCCGTCCACGACCACGACCACGACCAGGCCCGCTCCCACGACCGCCCGCACCCCGCCACCGCCGCGCCCGGCGACCCGCACGGCCACGACGGCCACGGCAGCGGCCGGGACGGCACCCGCGCCCCCGCCGGGACGCGCTGAGGCGCGGGTGACCACCGACTCCCCCGTCGCCGGCCCGGGCCCGGTACGGCGCCGGGTCACGGTCTCCGGGGTGGTCCAGGGGGTCGGCTTCCGCCCCCACGTCTACGGGCTGGCCCGTGAGCTGGCCCTGACCGGCCATGTGTCCAACACCGACGCGGGCGTCGTCGCCGAGGTGGAGGGCGCCCCCGAGGCCGTCGCCGCGTTCTGCGCCCGGGTGGGCGGGCAGGCGCCGCCGCTGGCCGTCGTCCAGGGGGTGCGCCACGAGGACCTCCCGCCGCTCGGCGGCGCCGGGTTCGCCATCGCGCCCTCCGTCGCCGGCGGCGGGGCCCGCACCCTCGTCTCCCCCGACACCGCGACCTGCGACGCGTGCCTGGCCGAGCTGCGCGACCCCGCCGACCGCCGCCACCGCCACCCGTTCATCACCTGCACCCACTGCGGCCCGCGCTTCACCATCGTCACCGGCCTGCCGTACGACCGCGCCAGCACCACGATGGCCGGCTTCCCGATGTGCGCCGCCTGCGCCCGTGAGTACTCCGACCCGGCCGACCGGCGCTTCCACGCCCAACCGGTGTGCTGCCACGACTGCGGGCCCCGGCTGTGGCTGGACACCGGCGGCGGACCCTCGTCCGGCCCGCCGGACCCGGTCGCCGGGGCGCGGGAGCTGCTGGCCGCCGGCGCCGTCGTGGCCGTCAAGGGGCTCGGCGGCTACCACCTGGCCTGCGACGCGGCCGACCCCCGGGCGGTGGCGCTGCTGCGCCGCCGCAAGGACCGCGGTGCCAAGCCGTTCGCGCTCATGGCGGCCGGCCTCGCGGACGTCGCGGCGGTCGCGGCGATCGGCACGGCCGAACGGGCGCTGCTCACCGGCCCCCGGCGGCCCGTCGTGCTGCTGCGGCGACACGGCAGGGACGCCGGACCGATCGCCGAGGCCGTGGCCCCCGGCAGCGCCGACCTCGGCGTCATGCTGCCCTACACCCCGCTGCAC
This portion of the Actinacidiphila yeochonensis CN732 genome encodes:
- a CDS encoding hydrogenase maturation protease; translation: MTAASSTSNPAGAPASGGRTLVAGLGNIFLGDDGFGVTAVHRLMRQDLPPGVETADVGVRGVHLAYQLLDGYDTVVLLDATARGGTPGTVYLVEDAEPEAPASSGVSAAGAGAVIDGHRMTPDAVLALLATLSAGTGGRRPRRIAVVGCEPACLDEGIGLSDAVAAAVDPAVDTVLRLLADAAAARRPGADGAIGAGAALPPTGRPQRRRPTDKELQP
- a CDS encoding DUF6893 family small protein, with amino-acid sequence MTKIVLGGVAAAALAALVAVNIPDIRRYLRIRGM
- a CDS encoding hydrogenase maturation nickel metallochaperone HypA/HybF; its protein translation is MHEMSIALAVVGQVEDAARAAGRTGVDTVTLRVGELAGVVPDSLHFCFDLACEGTLAAGARLVTERVPGRARCGGCAGEWPTGLPPQLCCPRCGAAAAGLLSGRELEIAAVSWSGPPAPEAGRPPEPAGVPHEER
- the hypB gene encoding hydrogenase nickel incorporation protein HypB — protein: MCRTDDLRTAVLGRNDRAADVLRAELAARGTVLVNLLSSPGSGKTALLEAELALAGRRGVPVAALTADLATENDATRLARSGAPVRQVLTDGLCHLETDMLRGHLDGWLPPRTRLLFVENVGNLVCPASYDLGETLRVVLASVTEGEDKPLKYPTAFGLAHLVVITKEDIAAAVGFDRDAFLANVHRVNPGVEVVSTSARGGQGVGLLLDRALAAGAGGPVHRPVMATALAATGHGHAHGNGHGLGNGNGNGPVPGGEPGPGPASGPVHDGPQTHPHPHDHPPVHDHDHDQARSHDRPHPATAAPGDPHGHDGHGSGRDGTRAPAGTR